One segment of Trypanosoma brucei brucei TREU927 chromosome 8, complete sequence DNA contains the following:
- a CDS encoding serine/threonine-protein kinase, putative, with product MNEYHIIEKMAVGSFGVVFKVRRAIDDGVFVMKRINLAEFQDQQRLDAVREIEVMSLLNHPFIVAQRDAFLFNKENLCIVMDYYDGGDLDRLVAQQREKDEYLPLESVMKWFASVCFAMQYLHAQGIVHRDLKTSNIFLDLQSQEVAVGDFGVAEVMRTPATDKLAWKVGEHRGGKVSGQNAWEEEQKSSEDGGCTVRSSPTTRASPGLEGNVSLGEDGLGVFNGAMRGTPLYMSPENLERGVCSPSSDVWSLGCILYELLSLRHPFESRDITTLMMRVITGARQPLPSHYPPEVAELVDRMLALDPQQRPSCDDILRCPIMSGAVHAVVSQHVSHDTPDSVGEHIFLAQQRELGVVDNTGKLSFVSLPREGHPALPPSQERVQAEARATASLGRLTPPRFFPATPTATCESTAAMPPRAFSCNGGSNVSFGMDFERADEGRRGARSVSNVEDMRHKPIAQIEEEVAWYRQLVQNEMRALKQRRDAAVQRRRLGTNGSTLNGGSVNENKHHTEGDGRTSSWLPALPTQHTVERRSPRQLSQMHSKYPSPRHSEANNCNLNRTPSVGGGEDTSSARPPGGLEASLLARRQLRWDVAVKALGLEVTHNVYNYYRCVDVAERDAVLVMQMVPDRAQWHVLPDVEEVVVIDRLLEGTAVAGPA from the coding sequence ATGAATGAATATCATATCATAGAAAAGATGGCTGTGGGTAGTTTCGGTGTTGTATTCAAAGTTCGTAGAGCGATTGACGATGGAGTATTCGTCATGAAGCGGATTAACCTCGCTGAGTTTCAGGACCAACAGCGGCTGGACGCTGTGCGTGAGATAGAGGTTATGAGTCTTCTAAACCATCCCTTCATCGTGGCCCAGCGGGAcgctttccttttcaatAAGGAGAACCTTTGCATAGTAATGGACTACTACGACGGTGGGGACCTCGACCGCCTCGTAGCACAACAGCGGGAGAAAGATGAGTATTTGCCCCTTGAAAGCGTCATGAAATGGTTCGCTAGCGTGTGTTTCGCCATGCAATACCTTCATGCGCAGGGCATTGTGCATCGTGACCTGAAAACAAGTAACATATTCCTCGATCTTCAATCACAGGAGGTGGCTGTTGGGGACTTCGGAGTAGCGGAGGTGATGCGCACGCCAGCAACAGACAAACTAGCATGGAAAGTAGGAGAACATCGTGGTGGAAAAGTGAGTGGGCAGAATGCCTGGGAGGAAGAGCAAAAGTCTAGCGAGGACGGCGGTTGTACGGTGCGTTCATCACCAACCACTAGAGCTTCGCCAGGACTGGAAGGAAACGTAAGTTTAGGAGAGGATGGACTCGGAGTTTTCAACGGCGCGATGCGTGGCACACCGCTATACATGTCGCCGGAGAACTTAGAAAGAGGTGTGTGCAGCCCCAGTTCCGATGTATGGTCCCTTGGCTGCATTTTGTACGAGCTACTGAGTCTCCGTCATCCCTTCGAATCACGTGACATCACAACACTTATGATGCGTGTGATTACCGGTGCTCGGCAGCCCCTTCCGTCACACTACCCGCCGGAGGTTGCTGAGCTCGTGGACCGCATGCTCGCCCTTGACCCGCAACAGCGGCCAAGTTGTGATGATATACTCCGCTGTCCCATCATGAGTGGTGCCGTTCACGCTGTGGTGTCCCAGCACGTATCGCACGACACACCGGACTCCGTTGGAGAGCATATTTTTCTGGCACAGCAACGGGAGTTGGGTGTCGTAGACAATACGGGGAAGCTTTCATTTGTATCTCTACCACGTGAGGGGCATCCGGCGCTCCCGCCCTCGCAGGAGCGAGTGCAGGCCGAGGCGCGTGCAACTGCCAGCCTTGGCCGCCTCACGCCGCCAAGATTTTTTCCTGCCACACCAACGGCGACGTGTGAGTCAACTGCAGCGATGCCCCCACGTGCATTTTCGTGTAACGGCGGGAGCAACGTATCGTTTGGGATGGACTTTGAACGTGCAGACGAGGGACGCCGGGGTGCGAGAAGTGTCAGTAACGTGGAGGACATGCGACATAAGCCAATAGCTCAAATTGAGGAAGAAGTTGCGTGGTATCGTCAACTAGTGCAAAATGAGATGCGTGCCTTGAAACAGCGGCGTGACGCCGCCGTACAGAGACGCCGCCTGGGCACAAATGGTAGTACACTTAACGGAGGCAGTGTGAATGAAAACAAGCATCACACAGAGGGTGATGGCCGCACTAGCTCATGGTTGCCGGCTCTCCCGACACAACACACGGTGGAAAGGCGGTCGCCGCGGCAGCTCTCTCAAATGCATTCAAAGTACCCAAGCCCGCGACACAGCGAAGCAAATAATTGTAACCTCAATAGGACACCAAGTGTTGGTGGAGGCGAAGACACATCATCAGCCCGCCCACCGGGTGGTCTTGAGGCTTCGCTGTTGGCTCGACGGCAGCTCCGGTGGGACGTGGCCGTGAAGGCACTCGGACTCGAGGTAACGCACAACGTCTACAATTATTACAGGTGCGTGGATGTGGCGGAACGTGATGCGGTGCTGGTGATGCAGATGGTGCCTGATCGCGCTCAGTGGCACGTGCTTCCGGACGTGGAGGAGGTCGTTGTAATTGACCGCCTTCTCGAGGGAACTGCCGTGGCGGGACCAGCATGA